DNA from Rhipicephalus sanguineus isolate Rsan-2018 chromosome 11, BIME_Rsan_1.4, whole genome shotgun sequence:
ACGAAGGACCCTTAAGTTTGCCTCTATTTTTGCGGATTTATTCTCTATATCACTCTCTCGTGCTGGAGCATCGCATGCTTTCTTATCTGACAAGTACCGTCGTTGAGGCTTACGTAGTTTCCGATAGCTTGACCTGCGGCATAAGATTAAAATCAAAGAGGACTATAGGGATCTTCGTCTCCCAGACTTGGCGTCCGTCCATCGCAGCTAAGCCCAGGGCGGCCAGCCATGTTCAGCGACGTCCGTGAAACCTGCGTCATAAAAAATGCAGACGTCTGGCTAGGTCGGCAAGGGCCATGGTTCCATTAGCCTGAGTGACCACGGTGGCTCGAGAAGCATTAGTGGCCCTGCTGTTGCTCCTCATGCACGATGCATTTTGCCCACGCCCGTTACCCTTTAGAGTCAGTGCTCTGTTGACAGATCCTACAGGGAACGTAATATAAATACGTCCAAGCCAGGACAGGCACATGAATGTTTATTTTCTTGAAGCGGGCGGTACCCGCCCCGACGTCCACACGCGTTAATTTATACTGCTGAACGTCTGTCTCTTCTAGTATACTAGATATTGACAAAAAGTTCTACCTGCTGAAATGCATTTGTAACTGAAGCTGTTATTCCGCAAAATGTAAGCGTTTGTAGTGCAGCTTGAAAACTGTGCGATAACGTGTTGTTATTGCTATAGGCTTTATTATCATAATGCGTAAATATAGGGCGTCCAATACGCAAGTCATGCCGCACACTCAAGCCAGGGAGAAAGTGACTGAGTATAAATAATTGCACTTCAAGTTTCTATGGTAACCTGCTCTATCTTTCTGCAGCCTCggtatggttctttttttctgagttcattttttttgttggggggggggggttcacaaTAATGTATTAAACAAGCGTGGCAGTTGTGTAGCGGACAGCAAGATTTGATTATGACGTAAAGAGCTCTGCGCAATGGTAAATTCTGAAAAAGAAGTGTTATTAAATCTCAACCAGCAAGAAATACATGGCAAGATGGAGCCTTCAGGCGATGAAAAAAGGTTTGAACCAATAATGCTGctgtagccaacgtttcgacaaaagAACTTGCCTTTCTCGGGCCGACACCAAGTTTCATTTGCTGCGTGTTCATGTTGACGTTTGTTATGCATATTACTCAAACATGTTCGTGTTCATGTGGCAGCGTTTACCTTAAGGGGATTATGTCATAGAGAAAATTGCTCtgtttttgtgttttatgttTTTGGCGCCTTGATACGCCGCCAACACAGAATATCAACTACTTCCGATGGAATTATATCGCTGCTATATTGTTATGCCTGTTGCCGAGGTTCGAAGAACAACAGAAATACACGATAAGGCTTACATGCTTCAATAAAATAATTGTCATGATTCATAGCCGATAGAAATCTATTACAACTATTCGTATATATAGCTGACGCATCCTTCAAGTCACAATACAAACGCACCAGTACGTTGGTTAGCCTGGTGTTGTATAGCGGTCTTTTCCTTGTGGTCACTGAAGAAtttcttaaggcgaaagtcttcgaTGGCTCATGAAACATCGAAAACTTACCGTAGTGGCATCGGCGTCAACAaaaagtaatgcaaaaaatcgtgTGGTCGTgccaccatatgacatcatgatAGAACGTCACCATGGCGCCACGTCTCGCCAAAATTTGTGCCGtccttatgacgtcatcgtgacgactCACGAAATAGTCGATTGGTCGAACGTAGGCCGATCTCGGAGGTGGTGTTGCGAAACCACGTGAGCTGCAGGAAAGCTGCGacgcctccaatcctggaggcagtgcaaaaccatcaACACTgtggagaaagctttcgggggaggggttATGGATGAATaaaattgactgagaagaaggaaaagaaaaggaaagaatacgatggctttcgccttcgagtcatcttaggcgaatgcataagacacTGTGGGACTTGTTTCTCACTGAAGTTAATAAATGCTAGTGAACGTATTTGGTATATGAATGCCACTGACATCTGATAAACAAAAATTTTTTTAGCTCAGCCCACCAGCATATTACAATATCCGTAGCTAGTTTATAAGAAATACGGAGAAATCTCCAATAGTTCAGAATTACAGTGGCACAGTTCCGTGGGCCCCTGATGAACAAAAAGCACGACATTTTGTGAATAAAAAATGGTTGAGCTCTGTTCGTAAAATATTAAGTTTCTTGGGCTCTGCAGCAGGGTAACATCTCACAACAGTTACAGTTGCAATCAAGATAAGTTGTGTACATTGTACCAGAGTTCCCCTACCAATGTACGGAGCATGTACGTGATCTGTCTGCTTGAGTACCGTGCGCCATCTCCTACGCGACATAAATTATTTTGGGTAGTTTCGAGTAAATAGCAATATAGGATTCCGTGCTTTTGTTTGTTGCTCTTATTGCGCCGCTGTTGCCTGCCCTACAGAGTTGATTCCTTCTGGCCAGAAGCGTGACTTTAACTCTTGATACTTATGGTCGGTTCCGCGCTCGTTCATTATTTCAATAGTAATAGCCGGCTCCGCTAAAAGCTTCAACGCAACGGAAATATTACGTTAGAAAAACATGCTGCCCTCTATCGCTTATGTGTACCCGGAAATACTTCGGTGCTTGTGGTAAGCGAATTGAATTAAGCAGAGCTGCAGACTTCATTCAGGCACAAGGGAGTTTGGAAAGATCAGTGTATCGTGCGCGGCTTTCGTTTTAGCAGCACATTATCTTCCTAAAAATGGATATTGCATGTGAGGGATGCTTGTCTAGCAAGTTTAAAGGTGTGAGATGCCGTAGCAAATGCAGGATCTTGTAATCGGCGCCCTGGTGTATGAGTGTTTTGTAGCGCTTCCTGAATCGTCTTGGCGCAAATAACTATTTGACGTTAAACATGAGATAGCTAACTGCGATTTCTTCCTTGTCCAAACAGGTACGAATCATCTGCAGAACTACTCGTTCCTGCTGGCGTAGAAGAAAGGAGGAGGTGACCGGTGTTCTCACCACGGGAGCTCATGTCCGTACAAGTTCTCCAAGATGACCCGATGGACGCCACGGCGGTGGCGAATCGAGCGGCACAGAGGCAGCGGCTTTGTCTTCCGAGCGATCAGGGTTTTGTCACTCTTAGTCGCTCTGCTCACGGTTGTTTTCTGGACACACGCTTTTTACCGATTTTCCGGTATTACCGATCAAAATGGAGAAGCTGACGCTATATTTACGCCAGCTACTAAGACGCATTCCACAATCGCTGCCGCTGAGGTACGCACGGTATCAGACACCGCTCCCAGCAGGGGAATACCTCGCGGTGAAGTTATGCCATCGCCAGCATCAAGGCCCCACCTGCGCGAGACTTTCAAGGAGCAACCGATGAGTGCTGGCGACTGGGTGTCCACCGACGCCTACCCCAGGACGAAACTGAAGCTCTTCTTGTACTCTGCGTACTTAGACAACCGCCTCGCCGTACCCGTGGTTCGGGTCATAGGCGCATACGCCAGCGTGAACGGTGCTCAAGTTTCTTGTAGACTCGAGTATGCCAACGGTGAAGGAAATGTGGTCGCTGCCGCGCAGAAGACCATCAATGAGAACTGGAAGCTCAAGTACGGTGCGGTCTTTTTCTCGTGCCCTTATTCCGACGACGAAGACAATCCGCCGCCGGTTCGCGTGCGACTGAAGGAGACCTACGAACTCCAGTGGAGCCCTTCAATACCAATATGGCCTCTGGAAACAAGGCCAGGCGAAGCGACCGGACGTTTCGCGGTCTGCGTGAAGCCCCTGCACTACAAGTACGACAGAGTGTCGTGGCTGGCCGAGTTTGTAGAGTTCCATAGAATTGTTGGCGTAGATCGTTTCTTCTTCTACAATCACAGTATAGGAACGAATGTTGAGAGACTGCTACGTGTGTACATAGGAAAAGGTGTCGTCACGAGCCTTCCGTGGAACCTGGACATCAAGTGAGTTTCTGAACAGGAACAAATAATGCATGTTTTGAATGCCTTTGGTATACAACTGCACCTCAAGTGTTTATGTTCTAAACATTGCTTTTAAATTTTCACCCGCTGTGCACGCTGTCGCCGTATATGCAGCAATGACTCAACACGATGCGATATGAAATTACCATATCCCGCAGACATGGTTTTTAGTCAATTGGCAGCTTCCCTTTGCAATTTTAAATCGCCTTCTAGTGTGACGTACACGGTGCAGCCATTTCTTGTAGCCTCGACAATACTGCTGCTCCATTGAATGATTATATACGTACAGGTGAATGCAAGAAACGGCAAAAGTGTACGCCGAAATACACACGACAGTTCATAGCATTGTCCCATTTACAATAAATGCCTGTCCTTGAAATTTTCATGAACCAAGcctcattttagatgcgaagcagcttttgcgctgggctgtgtccgtagttccattggcaaccgtccgctttctaccacctagcatagccacctgagcgcgcgctcgcgccaaggagaagtcttttcctcttgttcttcgaccgccttgatgatgatacgtgcagagcactttaggagcccgggctgccgtatgctgtcctagctcgacgtaacgcaggcaaaaccatgtgtgctggcacgcgccagcgcgttcgggcctgtgtaaggggctgggtaaaacgCTGCGGCCTCTTCCTCTTACACTCTTAGCAACCATgtgatggcgttggggaacgagattctgcagacgcgcgatgaaccagaGCGTTGTAAcccagtcagaacgcgctggcacgcgctagcgcgtttgggcctgtgtaaggggctagtTAAGActatgtggcctctccccccttacactctctcagcgcATGgcatgatggcgtcggggaaagagattctgcagacgcgcgatgaacccgcgtggcgcgctccaacaagagttctggACGAGTaacagtaacagcaactacagtgaattcatggtgtgctgcacttgcaaggacgcgttaacatcgggcaaggtgcccgtgatgaacgaaactttaaatcgacccatgcgctgcttcgcatccccatatggttccctttagtgggagatggtgtaattttttttatttttggttttCTTCCTGTCACTGACCGCTTACTTGTGTTTCTCGCTCACGTGCTCTCTTGCCACGAAGTACCTTTTTTATTGTCTTCCATGCACTTGTCTCAGAAACTACAAGACTGCTTAAGCACCTAATATACAAACGTTCGCTCGCGGCAAATGGTTCCTGAAAGTACAGGTATGTtagagcaaagagagagagagaagcagttCAGCACGTGAATAGAAAAGAACGTCCGAACCTGAATGATTTGGAATCCTCAAGGGAAAGAAATAGGAACCGTCAGGTTACGATCTCGATGCACTGAGTGTCTCAGTACCTTCAAAATATCTTAAAAGGTCGTTTGATTGTAGTAGCTTCTGATATAATGCTCTCTCAAAGCGCCTAATGAAAGTAATGTTGTCAGGCACAGTCCATGCGACAATTCATTCATCGTTTAGCGAagtagcgaagtgcccactgtGCGTTCCTAATAAAATATCTCCTCGTACGTAGCTGCCCACTTAGTTGATGATGCCACGGATGAGGACGATAAATTATgaccgagccctttgtaatttcTGTGACGGGAAGGTGTCACTACGGGTGtgatcctacgcttctgccacgaagTGTTCGCATAGCTGCTAACGTCACTCATCGCCTGCCATAACGCCTCTATAGGGTATCTTTTTTCCGAAGCAGGAGCAAGCTCTTGCGTGGCTATTTGGCAGAATAGTTGTCTTGCGCGGAAagttcgtgggttcgactccatCTTGCAATCGGTTTTTGTTGCGAGCTCCTGGCAGTTTACGTTGTCAAAGAACCCACTTGAGATAGCTGCCTCCGTTATAGGGCTAGGTaacctttacaaaaaaaaaaaaaaaacaggcgtgtTTCGATTCATGCAAATCGAGCAGTTGCTTTTCAGATGTGGTGATTGATGATGGACTTGCAAAAGGTGCTCTCATGAAGGCGCCATGTGTAGCGAAGATGCACTtatatgatttatttatttatttatttatttatttatttatttatttatttatttatttatttatttatttatttattacagtacccgcGCCGCCAATAATGCACTACAGAGGGAGGTTATATACTACATAATTTCGTAATAATGGCACATGTACAGTTGTAAATCGCAATGAAAAGCATCCTACTATGTAACACCAACTACAAGCACCAAGCGCTAAACTCATGATTTACGTGACAAGAAcaatttctaataataataaagctAATAAGTTTTATGTAACAAATATAACATGAGCTCAACTACGGCGCCCCAAAATAGCATCATGTATTTTCAGACGCTCAGCCCTATAAAGTAGCCAAAGTATATGAATATTCCTCATGAAACATTTTTAGAGTTTTTTCCTCCGTACTTGAAGCATTTCCCACCATCCTTAGCAAGGAATGCTAAACTACGACTTGGATGATATACGAAGATTCCGTAAAGCTGCATTTTGTATCCCCTCTTAGTAGGCTGATATCTTTTCTTAGCCAAGAATGCCATGCATGACAAGTATTAAAGTATAGACCGGACGTCAATTTTGTACAGCAGGTGTTTGTTTGTTGGAAAGTGTTGAGTGGTTGTGCACTTGAAGCCGAGCACTCTGCATGATTTAGCTGTggcatactatatatatatatatatatatatatatatatatatatatatatatatatatatatatatatatatatatatatatttatttatttatttatttatttatttatttattcatttatttatttataattatGCGCTGTGTTCAAGtgccgcaaaataaaaaaaaacaaattgtcTACGTTATCTTTCAACGAAACTAAATCACTTGGGGTGCGTATTGTTCTGTACGAAATGCAGTTATCTCCATGTAATAGAGCAGCATATGGCAGTCACTGATGTCGCTAAGAAATAAAATCAACAAGTTGCCTAAAACAATCTTGCACTGCTCCTGACGTCACTCTAACGTCGTTTGGGTATATGTTAACGAGTACACTCTCACTTCGTACAGATTAATATCGTTTAACGGAAGCGATAACTGATCTGTTTATATGTTGCAATTCCAATGCGTGCTTCTCCTGCAGATCACAAAAGGAAATCCGCACTGAAGGCCTGTTCGCAGCTCTCAACGACTGCGTGTACCGCAGCATAAACCATTTCGACTACGTCCTTGTGCTCGACTTGGACGAGTTTGCCGTTCCTCGGAAGGACGACAGCCTCCCCGCAATGGTGACCAGACTGAAGCGCTCTGCGCCGCGCACCATGAGTTACGTACTCCTCAACAGCTTCTTTTACCTCTACTGGGAAAACGACACTGCCGCCTACGGAGCTCTGCCAGAGACAACCCCTCTGGAGATACCCTATCTGCTTACACAGTTCAAGACTCGCCGGTCGAGAAAAGTGTTCCGAGTGGGCTCGCGCTCCAAGTACATCGTGCGTCCGGTGGCGGCTGTAGAAGTGGGGAACCACGTCGTCTGGAGATACCTTGGTGAACACTTTACTGCTATTAGTCCACGCGCTTAAGATTGTATTGTGTCAATAGCATTTATGTGTACTCTCTTTCCTCACCTTGTACTTTTTGGTGGTGTATCTTTTATAATGAATTGCCTGCcacggtggtacagcggttaccgTGCTCGGCGGCTGACCCCGATAGtggcgtgttcgatcccggcagcggcgatcGCGTTTCGATGGCGGCAAAATACTAGATgaccttgtactgtgcgatgtcagtgcgcttCAAGGAACTCCatatggccgaaatttccggagtactCCACTGCGACGTGCCCCGCGATCATATGATGGTTACGGCAAGTAAAATTCAAGATATTATTTGATGATGAATTTTTGCACATTTCTAATGTCTTGTACTTTGTCTGGCGGAAACGAAAACGCTAGGCAGGAGATGCCTCCCATATTATGTGCCTGAAGATCATATGCGGCCAGTGGGCACCTTTGTAGCGCTTTTGCTACGAGGACAACTGGAACGCATTCTGCAGGAGCATTCACATTCTCGACACACTAGATAGAGCATAGTGCCCGGGTGGCCACACAACTACCGGAACTTATGTGCCCTGTCGCGAGGTAACTGCGAGTCTCAGAGACGTTCACTTACTGTCGCTACTAGAGTTCACAGGATAGCCGACTCTTTTCCTTCATACCACGCACTCTCTCGACAAGCCATATGCCACCACATCTCTGGTCAACGCTGCTCGTCCTAGTAAGATAGAACGCTGATATTTTATTGCTTACCGGGAGCTAAGATGACAGACAAACTCGAGGCTCTCGCAGGCGCAGACAGCGCTCTGACATTCGcggaaatgcagaaaaaaaaagaacggccgcTGAGCTTTCGGTACGGGCCCACTGGAGCTCACTTTAATGGTGCTTAACGACGCATGGGTACAAAAGCTGTTAGAACGCCATTTGAGCAAAGGTCGGCGGAATGGTTCGTTCAGTTTATTTCTTTCCCAGAAGCACTCAGACAGCGAAGAATGACGATTATCACTTGGTGTAACTGCGTCGTTGCCCCAATGGGACATCGCAGCCTACAGTCCACGTAGACGAGCAGCAAGCGTTGCGCATATATTGACGTCCTTGTGCGACAAGTTACCGTATAGTGGCAGTTCAAACTGTGCCATTTAATCAAATTCAATGTCCGCAGACCTCACTGCAGATATTGTGGCTTGTCATGGCGGAGGTCTAAAAATATGTTTCACCGCCTCAGTTTCGGCAGCGGATAGCCCAAGCACGTATTAATTTTGTATATTGTTTCCACACGAATGCAGACACCGCGGCTCCAAGTCGCACCCACAACATCGTGCGCAGCAACAGCCCGTTAGAGCCAGGGATGAAGCCAGCGCAACTAGCCTTCGTAGTGGTCCGCTCTTTTTTGGGTGTAATAAAGGGACCACCAACACCACACCGACAAAACATTATGGCATGGCGGACGTAAGCTAGCACAGGGAATATCATATACCAGCTGGGAGTCAAGAAAATCGCGCTATTGTATTGTATTTCACAAAAGCATACGTCGCATGTGAGCAGCAGCTGATCGTGAGATTTACCTGGTCATAATGGGTAACAATGCTTCGATAAGTATGATAAGTGAGGTTTAAGTACACTTCATTTCATTATTTTCTTTAAGGTACTTCCGCTTACTGCCCTGATTTGGCATGCTCAGCTATCTTAACGACATTCTGGTGTGCTTTCCTTCCGTTCCCCCCTTTTTtcacactttctctctctccttcgccCCTACTCTTGTTCGGGGAGCGGGATAAAGATGTATGCATACACGGTGCTAAGAAAAGCAATTGCTGCCTTGAAAGAGGCGTGTCTACTTGTCgagacgttggctccagtgacacgcCCATGTTCAAAAACTTCTAATCTTTTCTTGGCCAGTAATTTAGTGGTCTAATGGATCATTTCAAGCGAGAAACACAAAGAAAATTTCTCCCTACTTTTCAAATTACTTCCGACTAAAATACGGCATGCGCGCTTCGCTTACGGCAGAAAAAAATGAccaaataaggaaagaaaaataccACAGACGTGTTAATCTGTGTGCCAAACCTCAGGCGTGTAAACTGTAATAATGATAATAAGttctggggttttacgggccGAAACCACGGTATAATTATGAGGCTCGACGTAGCGGAGGGCACCAAATGTTTTGACCGTCTGGCGTGCTTcaacgcgcactgacatcacacagtactagggcctctagcactttgcttccatcgaaatgcgaccgccgcggccgggatcgcatCCGCGACTTTCAGATCCGTGAACGAGGAAGGGAAACAGAAAAGCCGCGTAGAATAAGAACTCACAGCCTTGAATAAGGTTAACGGAAGGCCACGCCACATAATACTTCAAACAAGAGGGTTCGACGATGGCTCCACGCAGTGCTGGCTGTCGGACAGCTCAGTGACAGCATACAGAT
Protein-coding regions in this window:
- the LOC119375534 gene encoding uncharacterized protein LOC119375534; translation: MTRWTPRRWRIERHRGSGFVFRAIRVLSLLVALLTVVFWTHAFYRFSGITDQNGEADAIFTPATKTHSTIAAAEVRTVSDTAPSRGIPRGEVMPSPASRPHLRETFKEQPMSAGDWVSTDAYPRTKLKLFLYSAYLDNRLAVPVVRVIGAYASVNGAQVSCRLEYANGEGNVVAAAQKTINENWKLKYGAVFFSCPYSDDEDNPPPVRVRLKETYELQWSPSIPIWPLETRPGEATGRFAVCVKPLHYKYDRVSWLAEFVEFHRIVGVDRFFFYNHSIGTNVERLLRVYIGKGVVTSLPWNLDIKSQKEIRTEGLFAALNDCVYRSINHFDYVLVLDLDEFAVPRKDDSLPAMVTRLKRSAPRTMSYVLLNSFFYLYWENDTAAYGALPETTPLEIPYLLTQFKTRRSRKVFRVGSRSKYIVRPVAAVEVGNHVVWRYLGGRHQATQRVSPEDALLHHYRICEFGGFDCVKQPSIVDRSALRFNTSLLERVNSVCAQAFPDVRRCPKAPGLGSPW